CCGAAGAAGTTCGACCGCTACATCCTGCCGGCGTGGCCGGCCCTGCTCACCCTGAGCGCCGCTGGCCTGCTGGCCATCTGGCACAGGTTGCGCGCCCGTTTCCCTCGGCGCTGGTTTGCCGGGCCCGCTGCCGGGATCGCCGGCCTCCTGTCCCTCCAGGGCGCGCTGCTGGCCTGGTGCCATCCCTACTACCTCAGCTACTACAACCCCCTGCTCGGCGGCGGGCCGGTAGCCCAGCGCACCTTTCTGATCGGCTGGGGCGAGGGGATGGACCAGGTGGGCGCATGGCTGCGCACTCGCTATGACATCGGCGAAGGGCAGATCATCTCGGCGCTGCCGGCCACCCTCCAGCCCTTCGTGCCCGTGCCGGTCCAGGAGGTTCAAGCCATTGACCGCGCCTCGGCCAACTACGCGGTGGTCTACCTTGAATCGCTCCAGCGGCGCGACGCCCCTGACATCTACGCGCGCATCACCGGAGCAAGCCTGCCCCTGCATGTGGTGACTATTCACGGCATCGAGTACGCCTGGATCTACCAGTTGCCAAAGCCGTACCAGACAGCGGTGGAGGCGGAGTTCGGCCGGGCGGTGCGTCTGCGGGGCTACACCGCCACCCTGGAGGGCCGGCGCCTGACCCTTACCCCTTCGTGGGACGTCCGCGCGCCCCTGAACGCCGATCTGCTGGTCTTCGTGCATGTCTACGATGCCGCGGGCATGCGTGTGGCTGGAATTGACGTGCCTCCGGGCGGCGCGAGTGCGCCCCCGACGAGCGCCTGGCAGCCTGGCCAGCAGGTGGCCGTGCCCCTCCCGATCGATCTGCCGGCTGCTCTGCCCGCCGGGGTCTATCGTCTGACCATCGGCCTCTACGACCCGGAGACCTTCGCGCGGCTGCCCCTGACGGGCGGACCGGCCGCCGACGTGGCCATGGCCGGTCCTGATGCCGCATTGCTCGGCAACTTCCTGGTACAACCCTGAGCGACGGGGGAAGCCCTACGGGGTCAGGAAGAGCGCCGTAATCCCCAATCTGAAAACCACAACCTGAAATGGTATAATTCCTCCCCGGAGGAACGTAGCGATGCCAAAACCGATTGTCGCCATCGTTGGCCGGCCCAACGTTGGCAAGTCAACCTTTTTCAACCGGCTGATCGGCGAACGCCGGGCCATCGTCGAAGACGTGCCGGGCACCACCCGCGACCGGCTCTATGGCGAGAGTTTCTGGAACGGGCGCGAGTTTACGGTGGTGGACACGGCGGGGCTGCTCTTCGGCCCCGAAGATCCCGGCCTGCCCGAGAGCGAGTTGCACCGCCGCACCCGCGAACAGGCCCGCCACGCCATCGAAGAGGCCGATACGGTCATCTTTCTGGTGGACGGGCGTGAAGGGCTGACCGCCGCCGACGCCGAGGTGGCCGAGATCCTGCGTCCCATGGCCAAACGGGTGGTGCTGGCGGTCAACAAGTGCGACAATCCCGAACGCGCCCTCGACGCGGTTGAGTTTTACGCCCTCAACCTGGGCGAGCCCATTCCGATGAGCGCCTTCCATGGCCTGGGTACCGGCGATGTGCTCGACCGGGTGGTCGAGACGTTTCCCGCCGTTGAGGCCGAGAGCGAAGAAGCGCCACACCTGCGGGTGGCGATCGTCGGGCGGCCCAACGTGGGCAAGTCGAGCCTGCTCAACAAGCTGACCGGCGAGGAACGCAGCGTGGTCTCAGCGGTGCCGGGCACCACCCGCGACACGATTGACACGACGATTATATTCGACGGCGAGCCGGTGACGCTGATTGACACCGCCGGCATCAGGCGCGCCGGGCGCATTCAGCCGGGGATTGAGAAGTACTCGGTGCTGCGCGCCCTGCGCGCCATCGAGCGCTGTGATGTGGCCCTGCTGCTGATTGACGCCACCGATGGCGTCACCGCGCAGGACACCCACATCGCCGGGATGGTGCTCGAGGCCAAAAAGGGCATTGCCCTGGTGGTGAACAAGTGGGACCTGATTGAGAAGGACAGCCACACGTACACCGCCTTCGAGCGCGAGGTGCGCGAGGCTTTCAAGTTTGTGGACTACGCGCCGATCCTGTTTATCTCGGCGCTCACCGGGCAACGGGTGAACCGGGTGCTGGAGGTAGCCCGGCAGATCGGGCGCAACCGCAAGCAGCGCGTGCCAACCGCTGAATTGAACGAGTTTCTCCGCGAGGCCGTGCATGCCCAGCCACCAATGGCTACCAAGAAAGGCGCACATTTGCGCCTGTATTACGCCGTGCAGCCGCAGGTTGACCCGCCGGTGTTCCTCTTCTTCGCCAACGACGGCTCCCTGGTCCACTGGTCATACGCCCGCTACCTGGAGAACCGGCTGCGCGAGCGCTACGGCTTCGAGGGCACGCCGATCGTGATCGTTTTCCGCTCGCGGGAGCGGAAGGAAGAGTAGGCGCTGATTAATCCAATGGCTTCAAGCCCGCGAGGATCGCCTCGCGCCGTGGTTCCAGGAAGGGCGGCAGGACCACCTTTTCGCCGAGGGCGGCTTCGTCTTCATCCACTGCGAAGCCCGGCCCATCGGTCGCCAGTTCAAACAGCACGCCATTCGGTTCGTGGAAATACAGACTGCGAAACCAGTAGCGGTCCACCTTGCCGCTGTTGGGGATGCGCAAGGCTCGTAGCCGCGCGGCCCAGGCATCGTAGTCCTCGTCAGGCACGCGGAAGGCCACGTGGTGCACCCCGCCCGCCCCCGGGCGCGCCGGCGGCAGATCGGGCTGCTCGGCCACGTGCAACTCGGCGCCCGGCCCCCCCGGTCCCATCGCATAGACATAGACCGTGCGCCGCGGATGCTCCGGGTGCGCGTAGCGGCGCTCCGGACGCATGTTCAACACCTGCTGCAGCAGCACGTCAGTGGGCTGCAGGTCAGGCACGCTTATGGTAATCGGCCCCAGGCCCCGGATCTGGTACGCCGCCGGGACCGGACTGCGTTCCCAGGGGTGCGCCTCGCCGCTGCCTCCGTCGTCAATCAAGGTCAGGCGCTGCCCCTCCGGGTCCTCAAAATCCAGCGCCAGGCGTCCGTCGCGCTCGACCAGCGGCCCCGTCGTGACACCCGCTTCGTCGAGATGCTCTTTCCACCACTCCAGGGCCGCGCGTCCAGCCACTCGCAGCGCCACACGCGTGATTGAGCGCGTGCCGCGTTGCTCCGGCGGAACCGGCCAGTCGAAGAAGGTCAGATCGGTGCCGGGCGTACCCTTCGCGTCGGCGTAGAACAGGTGGTAGGCGCTGACATCGTCCTGGTTCACGCTGCGTTTAACCAGACGGAGGCCGAGGGTCCGGGTGTAGAAGCGATAATTCTCGCGGATCCGCGCCGAGATGGCGGTCAGATGATGGATGCCTCGCAGGTTCATCTCCCTCTCCTCTGTATCCGCTCCAGCAGGCGCTCGAGCGGCCAGGTGTTCACCACCCGCTCCGCGGGGGCCCAGCCCCGGCGGGCAGTGAGCACGCCCAGGCGGGTCCAGGCCAGTTCGTCGGGATGGTGCGCATCACTGTTGATGGCCAGATCAGCTCCCAGGTCAAGCGCCCGGCGCACATGGGCCGCGTCGAGGTCGAGCCGGTCAGGGCCGCTGTTGATCTCCAGGATCGCGCCGTGGGCGGCGGCGGCGCGGAACACCGCTTCCATGTCCAGGTCGGCGCCGGGCCGCCGGTTGAGGATGCGCCCGGTGGGATGGCCGACGATGTCCACGTGCGGGTTGGCGATCGCCCGCAGCAGGCGGGCCGTGATCTGCTCGCGGGGTTGCCGCAGGCTCACGTGGAGCGAGGCCACCACCAGGTCGAGCGTGGCCAGCGCCTCGTCGGGCAGTGCCAGGGCGCCGTCATTTGTTATGTCAACTTCAACCCCGTGGAGCACGCGGAAGGACGCGCCGCGAGCGGCCCACTCGGCGTTGACCGCGGCCACCTCGGCGGCCTGCTCGCGCAGCCGGGCCGCGTCGAGGCCGCCGGTGACCCCCAGGTAGGCGCTGTGATCGGTGATGGCAATGTAGCGCAGCCCGCGGGCGGCAGCGGCAGCGGCCATCTCGGCGATGCTGGCGCGTCCATCGCTCCAGCGCGTGTGCATGTGCAGATCGGCCAGCAGCGCCTCCGGGGGGATGAGGTCCGGCAGGCGCCCGGCGGCGGCGGCCTCGAACTCTCCGGCGTCCTCCCGCAGCTCCGGCGGGATCCACGGCAACCCCAGGGTGGCATAGACCTCCTCCTCGGTCGCGCAGGCGAGCAGCGAACCGTCGGGGCGGGCGAAGCCCTGTTCGGAGAAGCTGTAGCCACGCTCCTGCGCCAGCCGGCGCAGGTGGATGTTGTGCTCCTTGCTGCCAGTGAAATGCTGCAACGCGCTGCCCCAGCGTTCCGGGGCCACCACCAGCAGGTCGGCCCGCAACCCGCTGTGGAGCAGCACCGAGGCTTTGACCTCGCCCTGGCCGAGCACGCGCGCCACCTGCGGCAGGGCGACGAAGGCCGCAGTGACGGCGGCGGCATCCTCGGCGGCGGCCAGCAGGTCAATGTCGCCCACCGTCGGGCGCCCGCGGCGCAGACTGCCGGTGTAGGCCAGACGCGGCACGGCGGGCAGCGCGGCGCGCAACTCGGCGAGCAGCAACTCGGCTGTAGCCAGGGCCGTGCCGAGCAGGGTGCGCTGCTCGCCTTCGGCCAGCGCGGCCAACCCCTGGCGGATGCGTTCCTCGCTCTTCGGGCCGAACCCCTTGAGCGAGCGCAGCCGGCCACTCTCTACCGCCTGCCGCAGATCGTCGAGGCTGGCGATCCCCAGTTCGCGGTAGAGCCGGCCCGCCCGCATCGGGCCAAGATCGGGCACCCGCAGGAGATCGAGCACCCCGTCGGGAACCTCGGCCCGCAGGCGCTCGGCGAGGGGCAGGGCCCCGGTGTCGAGGATCACTCTGATCTTCTCGGCGATAGTCTTGCCGATGCCGGGGATCTCCTCCAGCGCGCCGCGGGCGCGATAGTCCGCCAGCGGCATGGGCAGATCGGCGATCGCCTCGCCCGCCCGGCGGTAGGCCAGCACCCGGAAGCGATCCTCGCCGAGGATCTCCATGCGGTCGGCAAGCTCCAGAAAGATGTCCGCGACATCGCGGTTCGAGAGGGTCTGGGTCATGGCAATGCGCCTCTCCCCGGGCAGGCAGGCGAACCTCTCTGTATGCTACCACGATCTGGCGCGCCGTGCTTCTCGCGGCTCACGCCCTCTTTCGGACGGCGATGGCAGCCTCCAGCGCGCCGAGAAAGGCGGCGGCGCAGCCCTCCCAGGCGGGAAGGGCAGCGACCCGCGCCTGCGCTGCCAGAGCCATGCGTTCACGGAGGGCCGCGTCGTCCATCAGGCGCGCCAGAGCCGCGTCGAGAGCCGCATCATCGTGCGGGGGAACCAGGAGACCCGCGTCGGGGCCGACGAGCTCCGGCAGCGGCCCTACCGCGCAGGCAAGCACGGGCAATCCGGCAGCCAGGGCCTCGGCGAAGACCAGGCCGTAGCCTTCGTAGCGCGAGGGGAGGGCGAAGAAGGCGGCGCGCGCGTAGGCATCGCTCAGCGCGGCGTCGCTCAGCGGGCCGTGAGCCGCGACGCTGCCCGGCGGCGCCAGGGCCAGCGCCGCGCGCACCGCCGCCCCGTAGGCTGGATCGGCGTCCGGCTCGCCGGCCAGTTCCAGCCGCCAGCCCGGACGGGCGACGCGGCCCCAGGCGCGCGCCAGTTCCAGCACGCCCTTGCGGGGGATCCACTGCGCTACGCACAGCGCCGACCAGGGAGGGCCGGCGGGCGCCGCGGGGCGTCGTGGCAGCCGGTCATACCCGCCCGAGGCGACGATGATCCGCTCGCGGGCCACGCCCCGTTCGACCAGGAGGCGCGCGCCGTCCTCACTCACGGCGATCAGCCGGTCGGCGCGCAGCAGCGGGGCCTCCCAGGAGGGCGGGGGTGTGGAGGTGTGGAGGTGTGGAGGACTGGCACGATCATTGCCGTTCTCGCCCGCGGCCACGCTCGGCAGTTCGTGGACCATGGCCACGAGGGGCCGCCGGGCGCGCCACCGGTCCAGCCAGGGGGCGCAGACGGCGCAGGCCAGGGCGTCCACTACCACCACGTCAAAGGGGGCCGGGTCGAAGCGCGCGCCCAGGCCCGGCGCGGCAGCCAGTTGCGCCGCCAGGTCCGCGCCAGAGGCGACGAACTCGGTCACGGTTACGCCCCGGGCGCGCAGGCGGGCAAACACCTCACGGTGGTAGAGGTAGCCCCCCGTGAGCCGGGCCGGGTCGCCCACGGTGAGAAAGGCAATGCGCATGGTGCGATTTTGGATTTTGGATTTTGGATTTTGGATTGAGAGGTGCGCGTATGGAGGAAACGGTGGCCCTGTTCCGCAATCCAAAATCTAAAATCCAAAATCTAAAATCCAAAATCCATCCGGCGCTCACAAGTCAGCCACGTAGGCCGCGTAGGCGCCGGGGTTCTCCCAGACGCGCACGCTGAGGCGCGCCAGTTCGAGGCCGCGCAGCGCCCCCGCCAGCCATTCCCAGCAGAAGCGGGCCACGTTCTCGGCGGTGGTGTTAACCCCGGCCAGCCCTGGCACCTCCCCCAGATCGCGGTAGTGCAACTCGGCGACCAGGGCCTGCACCGCGTCCTGAAGCGTCGTGATATTGAAGAGCGTCCCATCGGGACGCAGGGCCGGCCCGGACACCGCGACCTCCAGCCGGTAGGTGTGGCCGTGCATCCGGGTGGCCGGGCCGAAGTCGCCCGCCAGGCGGTGGGCAGCCTCGAAGTGGGTGGCTATGCCGACTTCGTACATGCTGAGGAAACCCCTGTAGGGCAACCTTGTAAGGTTGCCCTTACATTAATCCGATGTGTTTTGCGCCGCAACAGGGCTGGCCGGTCGCGGCAACCCCCGGCGAAAGAGATCCACCACCGTATCGGCCAGGCGTTCGGCGTCGGGTTCGTCAACGATGCTCAGCCGCCCGACGCTGGGAGTGAGACTGAGGGCGTAGTACACGCGCACCAGGCTGGGAACATCCGCGCCGGGGTCAATTTCGCCGGCCTGGATCGCCTCGTGGAAGGTGGCGACGATCGTTTCGTCAATGCGCTTCAAGCACGCGCGGGAGTGAGGATGGCGCTCCAGCAGGTCAACGATCTCCGGCAGCCACAGTTGCATAGTGCTGGTGCGGTGCTCAACCTGAAGCCGCACGCTGGTGTGCAGGAAGCGCAGGAGCCGTTCCAGCGGCGAAGCGGAGCGCTCACCGGCGACCAGGGCCAGCATGCGCTCGATTAACTGGGTCGCCATTGCCGCGATCAGATCCTCTTTGGTGGGAAACTGGTTGTAGAGCGTCGGCTTGGAGACCCCCACGCGGGCGGCCAGTTCGTCCATTGACATGGCCGCGTAGCCACGCTCGGTCAACAACTGGTGGGTGGCCTCCAGGATCTCCTCGCGGAGCATCTGGCGACGGCGTTCGCGGAGTGAGTGGGTCATAGCATCTTCTTCGATTCGCTCTGTTTTTCAACACGGGGCAGCCGCGTTGCCCGGCACCCCGCCCACCGGGGTGTCAGGCGCCCCGCCACCGGCCAGACGTTGGGGCAACCGGGTTTCTCCGGGCCTCGGCCCACCGGGTTGCCCCGCGCCCCGGCCCGCTGCGGTGGCAGGCGCCCCGGCCTACCTGGTTGCGCCCGCCCCGGCCCACCGGCTGGCCCCGCGCCCCGGCCCGCTGCGGTGGCAGGCGCCCCGGCACTGGCTAGAGGCTGGGGAAACCGGGTTTCCCCAGGCCCCGGCCTACCTGGTTGCGCCCGCCCCCGGCTGGCCCCGCGCCCCGGCCCGCTGCGGTGGCAGACGCCCCTGCACCGGCTAGAGGTTGGGGAAACCGGGTTTCCCCAGGCCCCGGCCTCCCGGATCGCGCCCGCGCCCCGGACCCGGAGGACGCCTGACGGGGCTTCAATCACCCCTCGGTTTTGATGCTCACCCTGGCGCTCATCCCCGCCCGAAGCGCTGGGTCCAGGGTATCGAGGGTGATGCGCACGGTGTAGGTGCGCACATTGCCAATCACCGTAGCAGTCGGCGCGACATAGGTCACCGTTCCAGCGAAGGTCTTGCCGGGAATGGCGTCCAGGCTCACGTCAGCAGGCATGCCCTCACGCACACGGGCCACGTCGGTGTCGCTGACATTGACCTCCACCCGCAGTTCGCTTATGTCAACGATCTGGATGGCCGGGAGAGCGGCGGTACCCACCGGGTCGCCGGGATCGATGTTGACCTGCGCGACGATGCCGTCGAAGGGCGCGCGGAGCACCGACTTGTCGAGATTGAGCCGGGCGGATTCCAGGGCGACTTCGGCGGCGGTTACCTGGGCCAGCGCAGCGGCCAGGGTCGCCGCGCTGGGATCGGCGGTGATGCGCGCCAGGTTGGCTCGCGCGGCTGCCAGGCTGGCCTCGGCGGCCTCCAGACCGCCAGCGCGCTGGTCGCCGCGGAGCTTTTCGAGGTTGGCCCGGGCCTGGGCCACCTGGGCAGCCACGGCGGCGCGTTGCTCGGCGGTGGCGCCATCGAGCAGCCGCTGGAGGCTGGCCTGGGCCTGGCGGAGCTGCGCCTCGGCGGCCTGCAGGCCCTCGATTTCAGCCTGCTGCGCCTGCTCAAACGCTACGCGGGCCTGCTCAAGCTGGGCCTCGGCGGTCTGCACGGCGCGCAGGGCCGACGCTTCGCGGTCGCGGGCCTCGCGGGGCAACTCGACGGGCAACTTCTCCAGTTCACGGTTGCGCCAGTAGATCGTGCTGTAGGCGTCCTGGGCGTCGCGGAGCTGGTTGGCGGCCTGCTCCATCCGCAACTGGGCGCTGGTCTTGGCGGCCGAGAGATTGGCCCGCTGGAGTTCGAGATTGGCCGCGGCCTGTTGCACCGCTGCCTCGGCCTGCTGGAGATCGGTGGCTCTGGGCCCGGCCTCAATCTCCGCCTGGCGCGCCAGGGCCGACTGGAGGGCCTGCTCGGCGGCGGCGATGTCGGCGTCGGTGACGCTGCCCCGCGCCTGGCGCAGCGCCGCCTGGGCCTGAGCCACCTGGGCGCGGGCCGCGGCGATCTCCTCGGCGCTGGCGCCCTCGACCAGCCGGTCGTAGTTGGCCCGCGCCTGGGCCAGGGCGGCCTCAGCCTGGCGCACCTGCAACTCCAGCTCGGCCCGGTCCAGCCGGGCTAACTCCTGGCCAGCCTGCACCCGCGCGCCCTCTTCAACCAGCACCTCGGCGACGACGC
This DNA window, taken from Chloroflexaceae bacterium, encodes the following:
- a CDS encoding glycosyltransferase family 4 protein — encoded protein: MRIAFLTVGDPARLTGGYLYHREVFARLRARGVTVTEFVASGADLAAQLAAAPGLGARFDPAPFDVVVVDALACAVCAPWLDRWRARRPLVAMVHELPSVAAGENGNDRASPPHLHTSTPPPSWEAPLLRADRLIAVSEDGARLLVERGVARERIIVASGGYDRLPRRPAAPAGPPWSALCVAQWIPRKGVLELARAWGRVARPGWRLELAGEPDADPAYGAAVRAALALAPPGSVAAHGPLSDAALSDAYARAAFFALPSRYEGYGLVFAEALAAGLPVLACAVGPLPELVGPDAGLLVPPHDDAALDAALARLMDDAALRERMALAAQARVAALPAWEGCAAAFLGALEAAIAVRKRA
- a CDS encoding 6-carboxytetrahydropterin synthase, whose product is MYEVGIATHFEAAHRLAGDFGPATRMHGHTYRLEVAVSGPALRPDGTLFNITTLQDAVQALVAELHYRDLGEVPGLAGVNTTAENVARFCWEWLAGALRGLELARLSVRVWENPGAYAAYVADL
- a CDS encoding efflux RND transporter periplasmic adaptor subunit, encoding MEQAANQLRDAQDAYSTIYWRNRELEKLPVELPREARDREASALRAVQTAEAQLEQARVAFEQAQQAEIEGLQAAEAQLRQAQASLQRLLDGATAEQRAAVAAQVAQARANLEKLRGDQRAGGLEAAEASLAAARANLARITADPSAATLAAALAQVTAAEVALESARLNLDKSVLRAPFDGIVAQVNIDPGDPVGTAALPAIQIVDISELRVEVNVSDTDVARVREGMPADVSLDAIPGKTFAGTVTYVAPTATVIGNVRTYTVRITLDTLDPALRAGMSARVSIKTEG
- a CDS encoding ring-cleaving dioxygenase, whose amino-acid sequence is MNLRGIHHLTAISARIRENYRFYTRTLGLRLVKRSVNQDDVSAYHLFYADAKGTPGTDLTFFDWPVPPEQRGTRSITRVALRVAGRAALEWWKEHLDEAGVTTGPLVERDGRLALDFEDPEGQRLTLIDDGGSGEAHPWERSPVPAAYQIRGLGPITISVPDLQPTDVLLQQVLNMRPERRYAHPEHPRRTVYVYAMGPGGPGAELHVAEQPDLPPARPGAGGVHHVAFRVPDEDYDAWAARLRALRIPNSGKVDRYWFRSLYFHEPNGVLFELATDGPGFAVDEDEAALGEKVVLPPFLEPRREAILAGLKPLD
- a CDS encoding TetR/AcrR family transcriptional regulator, whose translation is MTHSLRERRRQMLREEILEATHQLLTERGYAAMSMDELAARVGVSKPTLYNQFPTKEDLIAAMATQLIERMLALVAGERSASPLERLLRFLHTSVRLQVEHRTSTMQLWLPEIVDLLERHPHSRACLKRIDETIVATFHEAIQAGEIDPGADVPSLVRVYYALSLTPSVGRLSIVDEPDAERLADTVVDLFRRGLPRPASPVAAQNTSD
- the der gene encoding ribosome biogenesis GTPase Der, with protein sequence MPKPIVAIVGRPNVGKSTFFNRLIGERRAIVEDVPGTTRDRLYGESFWNGREFTVVDTAGLLFGPEDPGLPESELHRRTREQARHAIEEADTVIFLVDGREGLTAADAEVAEILRPMAKRVVLAVNKCDNPERALDAVEFYALNLGEPIPMSAFHGLGTGDVLDRVVETFPAVEAESEEAPHLRVAIVGRPNVGKSSLLNKLTGEERSVVSAVPGTTRDTIDTTIIFDGEPVTLIDTAGIRRAGRIQPGIEKYSVLRALRAIERCDVALLLIDATDGVTAQDTHIAGMVLEAKKGIALVVNKWDLIEKDSHTYTAFEREVREAFKFVDYAPILFISALTGQRVNRVLEVARQIGRNRKQRVPTAELNEFLREAVHAQPPMATKKGAHLRLYYAVQPQVDPPVFLFFANDGSLVHWSYARYLENRLRERYGFEGTPIVIVFRSRERKEE
- the polX gene encoding DNA polymerase/3'-5' exonuclease PolX codes for the protein MTQTLSNRDVADIFLELADRMEILGEDRFRVLAYRRAGEAIADLPMPLADYRARGALEEIPGIGKTIAEKIRVILDTGALPLAERLRAEVPDGVLDLLRVPDLGPMRAGRLYRELGIASLDDLRQAVESGRLRSLKGFGPKSEERIRQGLAALAEGEQRTLLGTALATAELLLAELRAALPAVPRLAYTGSLRRGRPTVGDIDLLAAAEDAAAVTAAFVALPQVARVLGQGEVKASVLLHSGLRADLLVVAPERWGSALQHFTGSKEHNIHLRRLAQERGYSFSEQGFARPDGSLLACATEEEVYATLGLPWIPPELREDAGEFEAAAAGRLPDLIPPEALLADLHMHTRWSDGRASIAEMAAAAAARGLRYIAITDHSAYLGVTGGLDAARLREQAAEVAAVNAEWAARGASFRVLHGVEVDITNDGALALPDEALATLDLVVASLHVSLRQPREQITARLLRAIANPHVDIVGHPTGRILNRRPGADLDMEAVFRAAAAHGAILEINSGPDRLDLDAAHVRRALDLGADLAINSDAHHPDELAWTRLGVLTARRGWAPAERVVNTWPLERLLERIQRRGR